The following proteins come from a genomic window of Desulfovibrio litoralis DSM 11393:
- a CDS encoding S1 RNA-binding domain-containing protein, with product MSGEETGIVETESFADLLDAHSKATENLRQGMRVKCTVVAITVDTIFVSTGDKVDGIVERKEFEDAGGNPSCSVGDELELYVTVANAHEVRLSKALAGSGGVSVLKDAQEAGLPVEGKVMAAVKGGYSVELMKRRTFCPFSQMDVKVIENPDSMIGQVFNFIVTKVEQGGRNITVSRRILLERENAANRELFLSKVNVGDVLEGEVVRLMPFGAFIELSPGVEGLVHISELSWSKVTQADEVLSLNDKIRVKLLSVKTEEKSVKISLSIRQITEDPWKTVEGRLELGQILSGKVRRLTSFGAFVEILPGIEGLVHLSEFSYERRIVKAEDMLNVGDIVSVKIKEFDLDKKRVSLSIKEAGGDPWADVETNFSVDSLVQATVEKREKFGLFIKLMPGVVGLLPNSVLSLAKKGVYDKLSSGDSIEVVIKNVDQAGRRISLSVPEENLTGVPVAFDNADSDKPQKTKHNNDRNTKPRGGRDFKREDKKDNSWKEHAQTKDSFGGSLGLAFQVALNKKK from the coding sequence GTTAGCACAGGCGATAAGGTTGATGGAATTGTAGAGCGTAAAGAGTTTGAAGATGCCGGAGGCAATCCTTCTTGTTCTGTTGGCGATGAGCTGGAACTTTATGTAACAGTAGCAAATGCTCATGAGGTAAGACTCTCAAAAGCTTTAGCCGGTAGTGGTGGCGTTAGTGTATTAAAAGATGCACAAGAAGCCGGACTCCCTGTTGAAGGAAAGGTTATGGCCGCCGTTAAAGGTGGGTATTCCGTTGAATTAATGAAGAGACGTACTTTTTGTCCTTTTAGCCAGATGGACGTTAAAGTTATTGAAAACCCTGACAGCATGATAGGGCAAGTATTTAACTTTATTGTTACTAAAGTAGAACAAGGCGGAAGAAACATTACCGTATCAAGACGTATTCTTTTAGAAAGAGAAAATGCGGCTAATCGTGAACTATTTCTTTCTAAAGTTAATGTTGGAGATGTGCTTGAAGGTGAAGTTGTACGCCTTATGCCTTTTGGTGCATTTATAGAACTTAGCCCGGGCGTTGAAGGTCTTGTTCATATTTCAGAACTTTCTTGGTCAAAAGTAACTCAGGCAGACGAAGTATTAAGCCTAAACGATAAAATAAGAGTCAAACTTTTGTCTGTAAAAACTGAAGAAAAGTCTGTAAAGATTTCTTTATCTATAAGACAAATAACCGAAGATCCTTGGAAAACAGTAGAAGGGCGTTTGGAGCTTGGACAAATTTTAAGCGGCAAAGTTCGTCGTTTAACTTCTTTTGGAGCTTTTGTTGAAATTTTGCCGGGAATAGAAGGTTTGGTACATTTATCTGAATTTTCTTATGAACGCAGAATCGTAAAAGCAGAAGATATGCTTAACGTTGGCGATATTGTATCTGTAAAGATTAAAGAATTTGACTTAGATAAAAAACGTGTAAGTCTTAGCATAAAAGAAGCCGGCGGAGACCCTTGGGCAGACGTAGAAACCAATTTTAGCGTTGATTCTCTTGTTCAGGCGACTGTTGAAAAAAGAGAAAAGTTTGGTCTTTTTATTAAGCTTATGCCCGGTGTTGTCGGCTTATTGCCAAACTCTGTACTCAGCCTTGCAAAAAAAGGTGTTTACGACAAATTATCAAGCGGTGATTCTATCGAAGTTGTGATAAAAAATGTTGATCAGGCAGGACGTAGAATTAGTCTTAGCGTTCCTGAAGAAAACTTAACAGGCGTACCTGTGGCTTTTGATAACGCTGATAGCGATAAACCGCAAAAAACAAAACACAATAATGATAGAAACACAAAACCTCGTGGTGGAAGAGATTTCAAACGTGAGGACAAAAAAGATAACAGTTGGAAAGAACATGCCCAAACTAAAGACAGCTTTGGCGGAAGTTTAGGCTTGGCTTTTCAAGTGGCTCTTAATAAAAAGAAATAA
- the rpsT gene encoding 30S ribosomal protein S20, with translation MANHKSAIKRHKQSLKKASKNRAVKTRVKNVVKDVRQAIQGMNKEEALVALNTARSVLDKAGSKKILHWKNVARKVSRLNKAVMALND, from the coding sequence TTGGCTAACCATAAGTCCGCCATTAAGCGTCATAAGCAAAGTCTTAAAAAGGCAAGTAAAAATCGTGCAGTTAAAACCAGAGTAAAAAACGTTGTTAAAGACGTTCGTCAAGCTATTCAAGGCATGAATAAAGAAGAAGCTCTTGTTGCACTCAATACTGCAAGATCTGTTTTAGATAAAGCCGGTAGCAAAAAGATTTTACATTGGAAAAATGTTGCACGCAAAGTTTCTCGTTTAAATAAAGCTGTTATGGCTTTAAACGACTAG
- a CDS encoding histidinol dehydrogenase, with amino-acid sequence MHKKNSLLSNFSQFQLSDDAFASAYNNTDPKIRAWLKTCIARQYTFWGEKIPFQTETKHFRQGFVVETELEAIDWAIFCVQDEFPSSVRFLATLLPAILAGVKNIYILYNSEKNNPESKSFSETVNHLLLATELVGLTSSSDETQAPFFVMPSMQVMNFFRACINEHGKHGSILFVGDRLKLDDLIIESSKQGIPVWTYGMKKLNAIVHYATSETGFNLEAFKLMQPDIELKGKVNHIESIQIDQLVLKTGQEGIWFWTNLQPEYFQTRIMKLNSTN; translated from the coding sequence ATGCATAAAAAAAATAGCCTATTATCAAACTTTTCTCAATTTCAGTTATCTGACGATGCTTTTGCCTCGGCTTATAATAATACAGACCCTAAAATCAGAGCTTGGTTAAAAACTTGTATCGCTCGCCAATATACTTTTTGGGGTGAAAAAATACCGTTTCAAACAGAAACAAAACATTTTCGCCAGGGGTTTGTTGTTGAAACCGAGTTGGAAGCAATAGATTGGGCTATTTTTTGTGTACAAGACGAATTTCCCTCAAGCGTGCGTTTTTTGGCGACGCTTCTGCCTGCGATTTTAGCCGGAGTTAAAAATATTTATATTCTATATAATTCTGAGAAAAACAATCCGGAATCAAAGTCGTTTTCCGAAACTGTTAACCATCTATTATTGGCGACCGAACTGGTTGGACTGACAAGTTCTTCTGATGAAACTCAAGCTCCTTTTTTTGTTATGCCTAGTATGCAAGTAATGAATTTTTTTAGAGCTTGTATAAATGAACACGGAAAACATGGAAGTATATTATTTGTCGGAGACAGGTTAAAACTTGATGATTTAATTATAGAGTCAAGTAAACAAGGTATTCCCGTTTGGACTTATGGTATGAAAAAACTAAATGCTATAGTTCATTATGCGACATCAGAAACAGGTTTTAATCTGGAAGCTTTTAAATTAATGCAACCTGATATAGAACTAAAAGGCAAAGTTAACCATATTGAATCAATACAAATAGATCAACTTGTCTTAAAAACAGGACAAGAGGGTATTTGGTTTTGGACAAACTTGCAACCGGAATATTTCCAAACTCGTATTATGAAGTTGAATTCAACAAACTAG
- a CDS encoding elongation factor G: MQDKIKKIRNIGIIAHIDAGKTTTSERILYYTESISRIGEVHEGAATMDFIPEEQEHGITINAAANTCYWCEHQINLIDTPGHVDFTIEVERSLRVLDGVVGVFCAVAGVEPQTETVWRQSEKFNLPKLATINKIDRIGSDFLGVLESMKHKLNINPLPVTVPLGEGEDFETIIDLIKLQVFDYDEDSYGKIVKTRTLTSDEFNRIAFWRERFIEVLSEYDDKILGNYLLGEEIDQSYLLEVIRKLTLEGKIVPVFATSALYNKGIQSLLDAIVLFLPSPKEQIMQAIDENGNAVYLLANKTEYFTALAFKSFRYKKEKLVFLRIYTGVLTNQQICYNANTQQEERINKIYRILADEFEEIEQAFSGDIIAVSGLNNTHTGDSLCLKENIVLLEPILSYQPVLSLAVETENEEDLAKLDEALLQVADEDPTLKLDQESFTHGGQRIISGMGELHLEVVLEKIQREKHIKLRINKPQVIYKETLVKNSESIEKIGCFNHLFDEKRHFATLSLTIKPCQTRVENKINFDKTEFYKINDATLVELNINNRLDDLNNLSVPSLTKATSQTANEQLKLIGIIKEGIITALKCGPLGYPMEGVEIDVNYLIFNEDNISSEAVLMASHLAVRELFSHIKTELIEPIMKLNISVPTSFVGNVVTLLAIHNIKLDVIDDEECNMRKNITAYAFMKDLFGFSTELRSASQGRAGMSMIFDKFGHRI, translated from the coding sequence ATGCAGGATAAAATAAAAAAAATACGCAATATTGGTATTATTGCACATATAGACGCAGGAAAAACCACGACTTCCGAGAGAATCTTGTATTATACAGAGTCAATTTCTCGAATAGGTGAGGTGCATGAAGGTGCGGCAACTATGGACTTTATTCCCGAAGAACAAGAACACGGAATTACAATAAACGCCGCCGCCAATACTTGTTATTGGTGTGAACATCAAATTAACTTGATTGATACACCCGGGCATGTTGATTTTACGATAGAAGTAGAGCGTTCATTAAGGGTTTTAGACGGTGTTGTCGGCGTGTTTTGTGCTGTTGCCGGAGTAGAACCGCAAACAGAAACAGTCTGGCGACAATCTGAAAAGTTTAATTTACCGAAATTGGCAACAATAAATAAAATTGATAGAATAGGTTCTGATTTTTTAGGCGTACTTGAAAGCATGAAGCATAAGCTTAATATCAACCCCTTGCCTGTAACCGTTCCCTTGGGAGAAGGCGAAGATTTTGAAACAATTATTGATCTTATAAAACTTCAAGTCTTTGATTACGATGAAGATTCTTATGGAAAAATAGTCAAAACAAGAACTTTAACCTCTGATGAATTTAATAGAATAGCTTTTTGGCGTGAACGTTTTATAGAAGTTTTATCTGAATATGATGATAAAATTCTTGGCAATTACCTTTTAGGTGAAGAAATTGATCAAAGTTATTTATTGGAAGTTATTAGAAAACTTACTTTAGAAGGGAAAATAGTCCCGGTTTTTGCAACTTCGGCCTTATATAATAAAGGGATACAATCTTTACTTGATGCTATTGTCTTATTTTTACCTTCTCCGAAAGAGCAAATTATGCAAGCCATAGATGAGAACGGAAATGCTGTTTATCTTTTGGCAAACAAAACAGAATATTTCACAGCGTTGGCTTTTAAAAGTTTTAGATATAAAAAAGAAAAATTAGTTTTTTTAAGAATTTATACAGGAGTGTTAACAAACCAACAAATTTGTTATAATGCCAATACTCAACAAGAAGAAAGAATCAATAAAATATATCGTATTTTAGCTGATGAATTTGAAGAAATAGAACAAGCATTTTCCGGTGATATTATTGCAGTTAGTGGGTTAAATAATACCCACACCGGAGATAGTTTATGTTTAAAAGAAAATATTGTTTTACTCGAACCTATATTAAGTTATCAACCGGTTTTAAGTTTAGCCGTAGAAACAGAAAACGAAGAAGATCTGGCTAAACTTGATGAAGCCTTGTTGCAAGTTGCTGATGAAGACCCCACCTTAAAATTAGATCAAGAAAGCTTTACACATGGAGGACAAAGAATAATTTCAGGAATGGGAGAATTGCATCTGGAAGTTGTATTGGAAAAAATTCAAAGAGAAAAACACATAAAACTAAGAATCAATAAACCACAAGTTATTTATAAAGAAACTCTTGTAAAAAATTCAGAATCAATTGAAAAAATAGGGTGTTTTAATCATCTTTTTGATGAAAAAAGACACTTTGCAACTCTCAGTTTAACAATTAAACCTTGTCAGACAAGAGTGGAAAATAAAATTAACTTTGATAAAACAGAATTTTACAAAATTAATGATGCAACTTTAGTTGAACTTAATATAAACAATCGGTTAGACGACTTAAATAATTTAAGTGTTCCAAGTTTAACAAAAGCGACATCACAGACAGCCAATGAACAGTTAAAACTTATCGGAATTATTAAAGAAGGGATAATTACAGCTTTAAAATGTGGCCCTTTAGGTTACCCCATGGAGGGTGTAGAAATCGACGTTAATTATTTGATTTTTAATGAAGATAATATAAGTAGCGAGGCTGTTTTGATGGCGAGTCATTTGGCTGTTAGAGAATTGTTTTCCCATATCAAGACAGAACTGATTGAGCCGATTATGAAGCTTAATATTAGCGTTCCAACAAGTTTTGTTGGTAATGTTGTTACCTTGTTAGCGATACATAATATAAAACTAGACGTTATTGACGATGAAGAATGTAATATGCGTAAAAATATTACAGCTTACGCTTTTATGAAAGATTTATTTGGCTTTTCAACGGAGTTAAGATCTGCTTCTCAGGGGCGTGCCGGCATGAGCATGATTTTTGATAAATTTGGGCATAGAATTTAG
- a CDS encoding N-acetyltransferase, producing the protein MDIINVDLSNIEHEHICCSISEKKGENCVALKKAWLKERFKDGLVFKKLNARGKVFIEYIPAENAWYPILADNFLHINCFWVSGQFKGQGYANKLLEACILNAKHQNKHGLTVISSKKKMPFLSDPDYLKYKGFKLADTAQPYYELLYLPLTDNEHILNLPKFKDCAKNGTIKEREMVLYYSNQCPFAEKYAFIIRDIANAKGYPLLLNKIETKKQAQNSPMPFTTYSFFYEGKFITNEIFSEKKFEKFLLSMPVKNDL; encoded by the coding sequence ATGGACATCATTAACGTTGATTTAAGTAATATAGAACATGAACACATTTGTTGTTCCATCTCTGAGAAAAAAGGAGAAAACTGTGTTGCCCTAAAAAAAGCATGGCTAAAAGAACGTTTTAAAGATGGTTTAGTTTTTAAAAAATTAAATGCAAGAGGCAAAGTATTTATTGAATACATACCAGCAGAAAACGCATGGTATCCTATTCTTGCTGATAACTTTTTACATATAAATTGTTTTTGGGTATCAGGACAATTTAAAGGACAAGGATATGCAAATAAACTTTTGGAAGCTTGTATATTAAATGCAAAACATCAAAACAAACATGGTTTGACGGTTATTTCTTCTAAAAAGAAAATGCCTTTTTTATCAGACCCGGATTATCTCAAATATAAAGGTTTTAAATTGGCTGATACAGCACAGCCTTATTATGAATTATTATATCTTCCTTTAACTGATAATGAGCATATCCTCAATTTACCAAAATTTAAAGATTGTGCAAAAAACGGAACAATTAAAGAAAGAGAAATGGTTTTATATTATTCAAACCAATGCCCTTTTGCTGAAAAATATGCTTTTATAATTCGAGATATTGCAAACGCAAAAGGCTATCCCCTGCTTTTAAATAAAATAGAAACGAAAAAACAAGCTCAAAATTCACCAATGCCGTTTACAACATATAGTTTTTTTTATGAGGGGAAATTTATTACCAACGAAATTTTTTCAGAAAAAAAGTTTGAAAAGTTTTTGCTTAGTATGCCTGTAAAAAATGATCTCTAA
- the gcvT gene encoding glycine cleavage system aminomethyltransferase GcvT, which produces MSTLKNTPLSEWHAANGAKMAEFAGWNMPIQYPTGIINEHKHTREQAGIFDISHMGEFLVKGKNAFKSLSKILSHNLTTLKNERCRYGFLLNENGGVLDDLIVYRKSENDFFLVVNAARIENDFNWIKQHLDAETTIENVSDKTAKIDLQGPRSLDVLEMTLNQNFKLLPYFGFVELNFAGIDLLISRTGYTGELGYELYVPSDKVLKLWELLLKNPTVKPIGLGARDTLRLEAGLPLYGQDLDEKHTPAEAGYMAMLTSPENYIGKENAIKINEQLVALSIEGRRSARHDDVVCLNGTDKVVGRVTSASFAPSLGQSIALAYIKKEFADNKEFSIQAAKTILNAKVTNLPFYSGTARIKL; this is translated from the coding sequence ATGTCCACCTTAAAAAACACCCCTCTTTCTGAATGGCACGCTGCCAACGGTGCTAAAATGGCGGAATTTGCCGGCTGGAATATGCCTATTCAATATCCGACAGGCATTATTAACGAACACAAGCACACAAGAGAACAAGCCGGTATTTTTGATATTTCACATATGGGAGAGTTTTTGGTTAAAGGGAAAAATGCCTTTAAAAGTTTATCAAAAATTTTAAGTCATAACTTAACTACCTTAAAAAATGAGCGTTGTCGTTATGGTTTTTTGTTAAATGAAAACGGTGGAGTTTTAGACGATTTAATAGTTTATCGTAAAAGTGAAAATGACTTTTTCCTTGTGGTTAATGCCGCACGCATAGAAAATGATTTTAATTGGATAAAGCAACACCTTGATGCTGAAACCACTATTGAAAATGTCTCAGATAAAACAGCTAAAATAGACTTGCAAGGTCCACGTTCTTTAGATGTTCTGGAGATGACGTTAAACCAAAACTTTAAGTTACTGCCCTATTTTGGTTTTGTTGAATTGAACTTTGCGGGAATTGATTTGCTTATAAGTCGTACGGGCTATACCGGAGAATTAGGCTATGAGCTTTATGTTCCCTCTGATAAAGTCTTGAAACTTTGGGAGCTTTTATTAAAAAACCCTACTGTTAAACCGATTGGCTTAGGTGCAAGAGATACTTTAAGGCTTGAGGCCGGCTTACCTTTATATGGTCAAGATTTAGACGAAAAACATACCCCTGCCGAAGCCGGATATATGGCTATGCTAACTTCACCGGAAAATTATATTGGCAAAGAAAACGCAATAAAAATCAACGAACAACTCGTTGCTTTAAGTATAGAAGGAAGACGCAGTGCCAGGCACGACGACGTGGTTTGTCTTAACGGAACGGACAAAGTTGTCGGGCGTGTTACCAGTGCATCTTTTGCTCCGTCTTTGGGTCAAAGTATTGCATTGGCATATATTAAAAAAGAGTTTGCGGATAATAAAGAGTTTAGTATTCAGGCGGCTAAAACCATATTAAACGCTAAAGTTACAAATCTACCTTTTTATAGCGGAACTGCCCGCATAAAGCTATAA
- a CDS encoding RsmE family RNA methyltransferase, whose product MHTFYLNPEQWNEFKDKDFILENDEAKHLIHVLRLGINQELRLIDGQGRCGLFKIVKLNKKQVVLNKLSESYSQAMPNRPILALAFTKTLKRSWIMEKAVEFHAAEIWLWQAERSQGKIPQDALSHWNNQLIAGAKQCQNLWLPKVKIIHNDTTHVCPGAAGLAHSFDLNIHQACLLWEEENNSNMLEQPDIFTPQKTTVFIIGPEGGLSLNEVKVLLEGGAEKRSLGKTILRYESAALLCLGLSWWAKSVYDNKSI is encoded by the coding sequence ATGCATACTTTTTATTTAAACCCCGAACAGTGGAATGAGTTTAAGGATAAAGATTTTATCCTGGAAAATGATGAGGCAAAACATCTTATTCATGTGTTAAGGCTTGGCATAAACCAAGAGCTACGTTTGATAGACGGTCAAGGACGCTGTGGTTTGTTTAAGATTGTCAAATTAAATAAAAAACAAGTTGTTTTAAATAAGTTGAGTGAAAGTTATTCCCAAGCGATGCCTAACCGCCCTATTTTGGCTCTTGCTTTTACCAAAACCTTAAAACGCAGTTGGATTATGGAAAAAGCGGTTGAATTTCATGCTGCTGAAATTTGGTTGTGGCAAGCAGAACGCAGTCAAGGGAAAATTCCCCAAGATGCTTTATCTCACTGGAATAATCAGTTGATAGCCGGAGCAAAACAGTGCCAAAACTTGTGGTTGCCTAAAGTGAAAATTATTCATAATGATACAACTCATGTTTGTCCCGGAGCTGCCGGACTTGCTCATTCTTTTGATCTAAATATCCACCAAGCTTGTCTGCTCTGGGAAGAAGAAAATAATTCTAATATGTTGGAACAACCGGATATTTTTACGCCTCAAAAAACAACGGTTTTTATTATTGGTCCCGAAGGCGGTTTAAGCCTTAACGAAGTTAAAGTATTACTTGAAGGTGGTGCTGAAAAACGTAGCCTTGGAAAAACTATCTTACGTTATGAAAGTGCCGCTTTGCTTTGTTTAGGGCTTTCTTGGTGGGCTAAATCAGTTTATGACAACAAGAGTATATAA
- a CDS encoding replication-associated recombination protein A, whose amino-acid sequence MKQSNLFNSTPQQPLAEQMRPKNLTDLVGQKHLLSKVENLLRLKRLPSLLLYGPPGCGKSSLALILAQYKTQNSNSHFVRISAPEAGLPQMRKLLAGADVLVLDELHRFSKAQQDFFLPILESGEITLIATTTENPSFSVTRQLLSRLHILNLTPLKHNELMELALNACKTLNIELEVEILQALTSFSGGDARTLLNLLEYIVALPKDELKADKLKELLPELLQVRHDKDGDSHYDLASALIKSIRGSDPDAALYYLACLLEGGEDPRFICRRLILSASEDVGLADPNALPLAVSCQQAVEFVGMPEGFIPLAETVVYLALAPKSNSTYLAYRKVAAYIKENGVKPVPLHLRNPVTKLMKNMGYGKGYLYPHNYQDAYVDQQYLPDDVKDISFYTPKNQGQELRLSSNLKNRKK is encoded by the coding sequence ATGAAACAATCAAATCTTTTTAATTCCACACCGCAACAGCCTTTAGCGGAACAGATGAGACCTAAAAACTTAACGGATTTAGTTGGTCAGAAACATCTTTTGTCCAAGGTGGAAAACCTGTTGCGTTTAAAACGCCTGCCCAGTCTTTTGTTATATGGTCCTCCGGGCTGTGGGAAATCTAGCTTAGCTCTAATTTTAGCTCAATATAAAACGCAAAATTCCAACTCACATTTTGTCAGAATATCTGCACCGGAAGCAGGTTTGCCTCAAATGCGAAAACTATTGGCTGGTGCTGATGTATTGGTTTTAGACGAATTACACCGTTTTAGTAAAGCACAACAAGATTTTTTTCTGCCTATTTTAGAAAGTGGAGAAATAACCCTTATTGCCACAACAACAGAAAATCCATCTTTTTCTGTAACCAGACAGCTTTTATCACGCCTACATATTCTTAACCTTACTCCTTTAAAACACAATGAATTAATGGAACTTGCTTTAAACGCTTGCAAGACATTAAATATTGAACTTGAAGTTGAAATTTTACAAGCATTAACGAGTTTTTCTGGCGGTGATGCCCGTACCCTACTTAACCTGCTTGAATATATAGTCGCCCTACCCAAAGATGAGCTTAAAGCCGATAAATTAAAGGAACTTTTGCCTGAGTTATTGCAAGTTCGCCATGATAAAGACGGAGACAGCCACTATGATCTTGCCTCTGCTTTAATTAAATCAATAAGAGGCAGTGATCCTGATGCTGCTCTTTATTATTTGGCTTGTTTGCTTGAAGGCGGTGAAGATCCGCGTTTTATTTGTCGTCGTTTAATTTTGTCGGCATCTGAAGATGTGGGTTTGGCTGATCCAAACGCCCTACCGTTGGCTGTTTCTTGCCAACAAGCTGTGGAATTTGTCGGAATGCCCGAAGGTTTTATTCCTTTGGCTGAAACCGTGGTGTATCTTGCTTTGGCACCAAAAAGTAACTCTACTTATCTGGCATATCGTAAGGTGGCGGCTTATATTAAAGAAAATGGGGTTAAACCTGTTCCTTTACATTTACGCAATCCTGTTACTAAATTGATGAAAAATATGGGTTATGGTAAGGGCTATTTATATCCACACAATTACCAAGATGCTTACGTTGATCAACAATATTTACCGGATGATGTGAAAGATATTTCATTTTACACCCCTAAAAATCAAGGACAAGAGTTGCGTCTTAGCTCAAATTTAAAAAACAGGAAAAAATAA
- a CDS encoding lysophospholipid acyltransferase family protein, whose amino-acid sequence MDNSSNDIVDFTNNYISPNYQAVGLTRQFPSLCFYKELLFEFIRAGIKARGGKYTPADWVKSSKKILKYLEVVGVKISIDGIENILQTKGPCVFVGNHMSSLETFILPGIVQPFKDTTFVVKKSLLKVPCLGNVLKARNPIALDRTNPREDLVKVLEEGTASLQSGRSVIVFPQSKRSLALDEKQFNSIGVKLAKRAGVPVIPLALRTDAWGMSSSFIKDFGVINPNLPVYFSFGKALYIEEGNGKKEQEELISFIRAKLQSWNI is encoded by the coding sequence ATGGATAATTCTAGTAACGATATTGTAGACTTTACAAACAATTATATTAGCCCAAACTATCAAGCCGTTGGTTTAACAAGGCAGTTTCCTTCGCTGTGTTTTTATAAAGAACTTTTGTTTGAATTTATCAGAGCAGGCATAAAAGCAAGAGGTGGAAAATATACACCAGCTGATTGGGTTAAGAGCAGTAAAAAAATATTAAAATACCTAGAGGTAGTTGGAGTTAAAATTAGTATTGATGGAATAGAAAATATTCTACAAACCAAAGGTCCTTGTGTTTTTGTGGGAAACCATATGAGCAGCCTCGAAACCTTTATCCTTCCGGGAATTGTTCAACCCTTTAAAGATACAACCTTTGTTGTTAAAAAATCTTTATTAAAAGTACCTTGTTTGGGCAATGTTTTAAAGGCACGCAACCCTATTGCCTTAGACAGAACAAACCCCAGAGAAGATTTGGTAAAAGTTTTGGAAGAAGGAACTGCATCTTTACAATCAGGGCGTTCAGTTATTGTTTTTCCTCAAAGTAAAAGAAGTTTAGCTCTTGATGAAAAACAATTTAATAGTATTGGCGTTAAATTGGCAAAACGTGCAGGTGTTCCGGTTATTCCCCTAGCCCTTCGCACTGATGCTTGGGGAATGTCATCAAGTTTTATAAAAGATTTTGGAGTAATTAACCCCAACTTACCTGTGTATTTTAGTTTCGGGAAAGCGTTATATATTGAAGAAGGAAATGGAAAAAAAGAACAAGAAGAGCTAATAAGTTTTATTCGTGCAAAATTGCAAAGTTGGAATATATAG
- a CDS encoding tetratricopeptide repeat protein yields MKSNILKKSLFYSLTISVLSLSLSCFVPQNAFSANTKAPIQNEQKANTTNPADVEVLKKASLAYQEKKYTEAINLLKPLADKGNTDAQFALGLIYVRGEGVKADPNLVKEYWTKSANAGHPEAQFNLGMAYIRGIFGKRSATDAVKWWEKAANQGHGDAYYALGQIYKVGDGVKKDEKKSASYNQKGLELGHPGCAYELGVAYAKGAGVPKDMNKAKTLLKEAADKGDQVALDVLKNIEKNSNTKNKKK; encoded by the coding sequence ATGAAGAGCAATATATTGAAAAAAAGTTTGTTTTACAGCCTGACAATTAGTGTTTTGTCGCTTTCATTGTCATGCTTTGTTCCACAAAATGCGTTTTCTGCTAATACCAAAGCACCGATTCAAAACGAACAAAAAGCTAATACAACAAATCCTGCTGATGTTGAAGTTTTAAAAAAAGCCTCTTTGGCATATCAAGAAAAAAAATATACCGAAGCTATCAACTTGTTAAAGCCTTTAGCAGATAAAGGAAACACCGATGCACAATTTGCACTTGGGTTAATTTATGTAAGAGGCGAGGGCGTTAAAGCCGACCCTAATCTAGTTAAAGAATATTGGACAAAATCTGCCAATGCCGGACACCCTGAAGCTCAATTTAACTTAGGCATGGCATATATAAGAGGCATTTTTGGAAAACGCAGTGCCACTGATGCTGTTAAATGGTGGGAAAAAGCTGCCAACCAAGGGCATGGAGATGCTTATTACGCCTTGGGACAAATATATAAAGTTGGCGACGGAGTAAAAAAAGATGAAAAAAAATCTGCATCTTACAACCAAAAAGGTTTAGAACTTGGACACCCCGGATGTGCTTATGAATTAGGTGTTGCTTATGCAAAAGGGGCGGGCGTTCCGAAAGATATGAATAAAGCAAAAACCTTATTAAAAGAAGCTGCCGATAAAGGGGATCAAGTCGCTCTTGATGTCTTAAAAAACATTGAAAAAAACTCTAATACAAAAAATAAGAAAAAATAA